In Nitrosopumilaceae archaeon, the following proteins share a genomic window:
- the pyrG gene encoding CTP synthase (glutamine hydrolyzing): MQAESVKYIFVTGGVMSGLGKGVVSSSIAKLLQLSNQKVSCVKIDPYLNYDAGTMNPIAHGEVFVTEDGGECDMDIGNYERFLNQNIPKSHNITTAQIYSRVIESERRGEYLGACVQIIPHVTDAIKERIRNIAKSEDLNVLVVECGGTVGDIESLPFLEALRQIRLEDGPENVIFVHVTLAPSLDVVGEQKTKPTQHSVQELRRIGIQPDLLAVRCSYPLETAAKKKISLFSNVSVKDVFSCHDADSILTIPQMLYDQGIIDIIFKKFGKVGLVNTSANWDRWNSIVNSFALINQSVKIAMVGKYVKLADSYVSVNQALKHAGAKIGKNVMIDWIDSEELNGNIDKLSSYQGILVPGGFGDRGSEGIIKTANYAREKNIPYLGICFGFQLAAVAFGRYVCGLDNANSTEISPNTENPVIDLLPEQKTIENKGGSLRLGSNEIKVDDNTLAFKLYKSNTILKRHRHRYEFNQKYLDAFTNKGMTFSGYSDNKKRMEILEIPTHRFYLGVQFHPEFNSRPGFPEASFEAFVNAAAQA, from the coding sequence AGTTTCGTGTGTAAAAATTGATCCCTATCTGAACTATGATGCTGGAACCATGAATCCTATTGCACATGGCGAAGTCTTTGTAACCGAAGATGGTGGAGAGTGCGATATGGATATTGGAAACTATGAAAGGTTTCTCAACCAGAACATCCCAAAATCTCACAACATAACTACAGCTCAAATTTATTCAAGAGTAATAGAATCTGAAAGACGTGGAGAGTATCTAGGAGCATGTGTCCAGATCATACCACATGTAACTGATGCTATAAAAGAAAGAATTAGAAATATTGCAAAAAGCGAAGATTTGAACGTACTAGTAGTAGAGTGTGGCGGAACAGTAGGAGATATTGAGAGTCTTCCTTTTCTTGAAGCATTAAGACAAATAAGATTAGAGGATGGCCCAGAAAATGTCATTTTTGTACATGTTACACTTGCACCATCACTTGATGTAGTAGGGGAACAAAAGACAAAACCTACTCAGCATAGCGTACAAGAACTCCGCAGAATTGGCATCCAACCAGATTTGTTGGCAGTAAGATGCTCATATCCACTTGAAACAGCAGCAAAGAAAAAGATATCACTTTTTTCAAACGTATCTGTTAAAGATGTATTTTCATGTCATGACGCAGATTCAATTTTGACAATACCACAGATGCTGTATGATCAAGGAATTATCGATATTATTTTTAAGAAATTCGGCAAAGTTGGTTTGGTAAATACTTCGGCAAACTGGGACAGGTGGAATTCAATTGTAAATTCTTTTGCATTAATAAATCAATCTGTAAAGATAGCAATGGTTGGAAAATATGTAAAACTTGCAGATAGCTATGTTAGTGTAAATCAAGCACTCAAACATGCGGGTGCAAAAATTGGAAAAAATGTTATGATAGACTGGATTGATTCTGAAGAATTAAATGGAAATATTGACAAGCTCTCATCATACCAAGGCATACTAGTACCCGGAGGTTTTGGTGATAGAGGTTCTGAGGGAATCATAAAGACTGCAAACTATGCAAGAGAGAAAAACATACCATATCTTGGAATCTGTTTTGGATTCCAACTTGCAGCAGTAGCTTTTGGTCGTTATGTTTGCGGATTAGATAATGCAAACTCTACTGAGATTTCTCCAAATACTGAAAACCCAGTGATTGATCTTTTGCCAGAACAAAAAACAATTGAAAACAAGGGTGGTTCACTAAGACTTGGATCAAACGAAATCAAAGTAGATGACAATACTCTAGCGTTCAAACTTTACAAATCAAATACAATTCTCAAAAGACATAGACATAGATACGAATTCAATCAAAAATATCTTGATGCATTTACCAATAAAGGAATGACCTTTTCAGGATATAGTGATAATAAAAAACGAATGGAGATACTTGAAATTCCTACACATAGATTCTACCTAGGTGTACAATTCCACCCGGAATTTAACAGTAGACCTGGATTTCCAGAGGCATCGTTTGAAGCTTTTGTAAATGCTGCGGCTCAGGCATAA
- a CDS encoding winged helix-turn-helix transcriptional regulator produces the protein MRVAIFSQDQERTVKSVKLSLESHGIESFLLGNKQLSKDVDYVVVTGGDRGVRNYFHQDLNTTVPVLGINEFESSGYLAQLDLKEFPTFLNRLKKTDFTIEHVTRLGVKIDGKSVYPVLNDVAIFSSKSATLVEHVLRINGEEVWHDSSDGVIITTPIGSSAYSMSAGGPAIFQDSKVFGIVSVNSLDITRRPLIVSDESSIEIDDISSSLRCEIVMDGKDRFKVDQMVACTKFPIPANIIRMKKDSTTVSALTRKVKLADDLLNMPPSSKLLLKTLEYEGSLTQKELSAKTLLPDRTVRLALRHLLDKGYVKRRVSLRDTRQRIYEIPK, from the coding sequence ATGCGAGTAGCAATATTTAGTCAAGATCAAGAAAGAACAGTAAAATCCGTAAAACTATCACTTGAAAGTCATGGCATAGAATCATTTCTACTTGGCAACAAACAACTTTCCAAAGATGTTGATTATGTGGTAGTTACTGGCGGTGACAGAGGAGTTAGGAATTATTTTCATCAAGACTTGAATACTACTGTTCCAGTGCTTGGTATAAATGAATTTGAATCAAGCGGGTATCTTGCACAGCTTGATTTAAAGGAATTTCCTACATTTCTAAATAGATTGAAAAAAACAGATTTTACAATAGAACATGTTACACGTCTTGGTGTAAAAATTGATGGCAAAAGTGTTTACCCTGTACTAAACGATGTTGCAATATTTTCATCAAAGAGCGCGACGTTGGTTGAACACGTATTACGAATAAATGGTGAGGAAGTCTGGCATGACAGCAGCGACGGTGTTATTATAACAACACCCATTGGCTCATCTGCGTATTCAATGTCTGCAGGCGGACCAGCAATATTCCAAGATTCCAAAGTTTTTGGAATTGTTTCAGTAAACTCATTAGATATTACAAGAAGGCCACTAATAGTGTCTGATGAAAGTTCCATTGAGATTGACGACATTTCATCTAGCCTTAGATGTGAAATAGTTATGGATGGAAAGGATCGCTTCAAAGTAGATCAAATGGTTGCATGTACAAAATTTCCAATACCTGCAAATATAATACGAATGAAGAAGGATTCTACTACTGTATCTGCATTAACAAGGAAAGTAAAGCTTGCAGACGATCTTCTAAACATGCCACCTAGCTCAAAACTCTTGTTAAAGACATTAGAGTATGAGGGTTCATTAACCCAAAAAGAATTATCCGCCAAAACACTTCTCCCAGATAGAACAGTAAGACTTGCTTTGCGTCATCTGCTTGACAAAGGATATGTCAAAAGAAGGGTTTCTTTACGAGATACACGACAAAGAATCTACGAAATTCCGAAGTAA
- a CDS encoding PfkB family carbohydrate kinase, whose translation MKIGIFSHCTIDEISRASTIVETAGGPACYCGLTARALKFDVDLHTKIGSDFGFHEYLEKNKITIPQNALSQNPTTRFLLEISGTNRNLYLKTKCDEIEYEKSDVDGCIVSPVFDEISEETLDKIKENSEFTLLDPQGFLRRVDEKNKIFLERTSLDLSRISAIKVDPEEAFSLTGLTETSAMLALQKKGAKYILYTNKREITLLAHDRLYYLTIPNIEIGDTTGVGDIFCATFACTFLKEKDVLWAICFAVGSAQAALETKETGLSKIPYQGDIEKNAAYMYNQVKFKHI comes from the coding sequence ATGAAGATTGGAATATTTTCGCATTGTACTATTGATGAAATCTCTAGAGCAAGTACTATAGTTGAGACTGCCGGTGGACCAGCTTGTTATTGTGGATTGACTGCTAGGGCCCTAAAATTTGATGTAGATCTTCACACAAAAATAGGATCTGATTTTGGATTTCATGAATACTTGGAAAAAAATAAAATCACTATTCCACAAAATGCCCTTTCACAAAATCCTACTACAAGATTTTTACTAGAGATTTCTGGGACTAATAGGAATCTGTATTTGAAAACAAAATGTGATGAAATAGAATATGAAAAATCAGATGTAGATGGTTGTATAGTTAGTCCTGTATTTGATGAGATATCTGAAGAAACACTTGATAAAATAAAAGAAAATTCTGAATTTACATTACTTGATCCACAGGGTTTTCTACGAAGAGTAGATGAAAAAAATAAGATATTTCTTGAACGAACTAGTCTTGATCTCTCAAGAATATCTGCAATCAAAGTAGATCCTGAAGAGGCCTTTTCACTTACAGGTTTGACGGAAACTAGCGCAATGTTGGCACTACAAAAAAAAGGAGCAAAATATATCCTGTATACAAACAAGCGTGAAATTACACTGCTTGCACATGATAGGTTATACTATTTGACTATTCCAAATATCGAAATTGGCGATACTACAGGAGTAGGTGATATTTTTTGTGCAACTTTTGCATGCACTTTTCTAAAAGAAAAAGATGTTTTATGGGCAATTTGTTTTGCTGTAGGATCTGCACAAGCAGCACTTGAGACAAAAGAAACAGGGCTTTCCAAGATTCCGTATCAAGGTGATATTGAAAAAAATGCTGCATACATGTACAATCAAGTAAAATTCAAGCACATCTAG
- a CDS encoding 30S ribosomal protein S26e, with the protein MPLKRASRGRQKGGKGSSGRIQCTNCGATVPRDKAKKVTSRLNLVEHTLAKELRAQGAYIASPTVLKWYCISCAIHFGILKIRSADSRRNTGRLR; encoded by the coding sequence ATGCCATTAAAGCGAGCTAGTCGTGGACGACAAAAGGGAGGAAAGGGATCCTCTGGACGTATCCAGTGTACAAATTGTGGTGCTACCGTTCCACGAGACAAGGCAAAAAAGGTCACATCTAGATTGAATCTAGTTGAACACACACTTGCAAAAGAGCTAAGAGCTCAGGGAGCATACATTGCATCTCCAACAGTATTGAAATGGTATTGTATTTCATGCGCAATTCATTTTGGCATACTAAAGATTAGATCTGCAGACTCTAGAAGAAATACCGGCAGACTACGATAG
- a CDS encoding CDP-alcohol phosphatidyltransferase family protein yields the protein MLNNFRECLKPTLQKIGTIFASTGLSANFWTAVGLVFAFASAVIYALHFEYSFIIGGILLLVSGFFDIVDGQVARVTQKTSKKGAFLDSVFDKIAEVAIFLGILIGGYGVDGYVVLLAITLSLLVSYTRARAESLGVQLQGIGIGERAERLLVIAIVGMAGFLNYAVIIVAIIAGITFIQRIIATARHIKD from the coding sequence TTAACAATTTCAGGGAATGTCTAAAACCTACTCTGCAAAAAATTGGAACAATATTTGCATCAACAGGTCTGTCTGCAAATTTTTGGACTGCAGTAGGTCTTGTATTTGCATTTGCGTCAGCTGTAATCTATGCTCTACATTTTGAATATTCTTTTATAATTGGGGGAATCTTGCTTTTGGTTTCAGGATTTTTTGATATTGTTGATGGACAGGTTGCGCGAGTTACACAAAAGACCTCAAAAAAAGGCGCCTTTTTGGACTCTGTATTTGACAAGATTGCTGAAGTAGCAATATTTCTTGGAATATTGATAGGTGGATATGGTGTTGATGGATATGTAGTTCTTTTAGCAATTACACTATCGCTTCTTGTAAGTTATACAAGAGCAAGAGCTGAATCGCTTGGAGTACAGCTACAAGGAATAGGAATTGGGGAAAGAGCAGAACGACTGTTAGTAATTGCTATTGTTGGAATGGCGGGATTCCTAAATTATGCCGTAATAATTGTGGCAATTATAGCAGGAATAACTTTTATTCAAAGAATAATTGCAACGGCTAGACACATTAAAGATTGA